One Arcobacter sp. F155 DNA window includes the following coding sequences:
- a CDS encoding GGDEF domain-containing protein: protein MRKNITLYTIVMIIMLSVTISIFSLYNLRKTGIKSAIHNAQSISEVVKSGLTAHMINGNMQDVDTFINSASNIKNVEQLWLVRSKYVNEQFPSSHLKNPPRDDFDKKALATGKMQYIIEEEITSTTVRVTIPYNAVAEKGIDCLKCHQVEQGTTLGAVSIVLDISTIKEIGIESIYVITVLILTTIILFILVSRRLISPYLRLFDKFKININQATHGRFKGIVPPSGLSAEMIHITEDYNNLIQSFKDTAVDIDKKLQGFVGFKASNKNRNPLKDSKEIIDNLSNLYQFKKQIELDNTKEEIYDRLAEVLRNKFNLKNFSFVEIDMKKQKMTTMKECGESLYCDETLKNNPEACRAARTKSDVMSVQFHNTCPHFDSDKLYYCFNVDITQSLYLIINCVCDTQEELEELKEKTVFIKSYLKESVPSIEVKLLMNALQESAFTDGLTGLYNRKFLEEYTKKMLPQVKRDGTNIALLMLDMDHFKAVNDEYGHDIGDKVLKELARILNETVRESDIIIRYGGEEFMILLMGVNSDEDALNVARKIGDKVRENEIDVYAGNKLKKTVSLGLSMYPEDSSSFETVIKNADIALYEAKNSGRDKVVRFKEEQVSSVDLF, encoded by the coding sequence ATGAGAAAAAATATTACGCTTTATACGATAGTTATGATTATTATGCTTTCAGTTACTATATCCATATTTAGTCTTTATAATCTAAGAAAGACAGGGATTAAATCTGCAATTCACAATGCACAATCTATTTCAGAGGTTGTTAAAAGTGGATTAACTGCACATATGATTAATGGTAATATGCAAGACGTTGATACATTTATAAATTCTGCATCTAATATTAAAAATGTAGAACAACTATGGCTAGTAAGAAGTAAATATGTTAATGAACAATTTCCATCTTCTCACTTAAAAAACCCTCCTAGAGATGACTTTGATAAAAAAGCACTTGCAACAGGAAAAATGCAATATATAATAGAAGAAGAGATTACAAGCACAACAGTAAGGGTTACTATTCCATATAACGCAGTTGCCGAAAAGGGAATTGATTGTTTAAAATGCCACCAAGTAGAACAAGGTACAACATTAGGTGCAGTTTCTATTGTCTTAGATATTAGTACTATCAAAGAAATAGGTATTGAATCTATTTATGTAATTACTGTTTTAATTTTAACAACAATTATTTTATTTATTTTAGTTAGTAGAAGATTAATAAGTCCATACCTAAGACTATTTGACAAGTTTAAAATAAATATCAATCAAGCAACACATGGTAGATTTAAAGGAATTGTTCCTCCATCTGGCTTATCAGCAGAGATGATTCATATTACAGAAGATTACAATAATTTAATTCAGTCATTTAAAGATACTGCTGTTGATATTGATAAGAAACTTCAAGGTTTCGTTGGATTTAAAGCTTCAAATAAAAATAGAAATCCACTTAAAGACTCAAAAGAGATTATTGATAATCTATCAAATCTATATCAATTTAAAAAACAAATTGAGTTAGATAATACAAAAGAAGAAATCTACGATAGATTAGCAGAAGTATTAAGAAATAAGTTCAATTTAAAGAACTTCTCATTTGTAGAAATCGATATGAAAAAACAAAAAATGACTACAATGAAAGAGTGTGGAGAGTCGTTATATTGTGATGAAACTTTAAAAAATAATCCTGAAGCTTGTAGGGCAGCAAGAACCAAAAGTGATGTAATGTCAGTTCAGTTCCATAACACTTGTCCACATTTTGATAGTGATAAACTATACTATTGCTTCAATGTAGATATTACACAAAGTTTATATTTAATTATTAACTGTGTTTGTGATACACAAGAAGAGCTTGAAGAACTAAAAGAGAAAACTGTATTTATCAAAAGTTATCTAAAAGAGTCTGTACCTTCTATTGAAGTTAAACTTCTTATGAATGCTTTACAAGAATCTGCATTTACAGATGGATTAACTGGTCTATATAATAGAAAATTCCTTGAAGAGTATACTAAGAAAATGCTTCCTCAAGTAAAAAGAGATGGAACTAATATTGCACTTTTAATGCTTGATATGGACCACTTCAAAGCTGTAAATGATGAGTATGGTCATGATATTGGGGATAAAGTACTTAAAGAGCTTGCTAGAATTTTAAATGAGACAGTAAGAGAATCAGATATCATCATTAGATATGGTGGTGAAGAGTTTATGATTTTACTTATGGGTGTAAACAGTGATGAGGATGCCCTAAACGTAGCAAGAAAAATTGGAGATAAAGTAAGAGAAAATGAAATTGATGTTTATGCAGGAAACAAACTAAAGAAAACTGTTAGTTTAGGTCTTTCTATGTATCCAGAAGATTCAAGTTCATTTGAAACTGTTATCAAGAATGCTGATATTGCTTTATATGAAGCAAAAAATAGCGGAAGAGATAAAGTAGTTAGATTTAAAGAAGAACAAGTTTCAAGTGTTGACTTGTTCTAA
- a CDS encoding methyltransferase domain-containing protein: MAIEDKEKWNKKYKNTPELLASRPQSYKLSNIIIYTKGLDALDVACGSGRNSIFLANSGFNVTSVDISEVALDSLNEKNNPKIKTQLVDLDTHKFDENSYDLIIMTNFLDRKAIPKLVKALKKEGVLFIETYMFHQENEKPPSNPDFLLKEGELKSFFDEKEVETLEYDEFFNESFELYKMRKQAIAIRKK; this comes from the coding sequence ATGGCAATAGAAGATAAAGAAAAATGGAATAAAAAGTATAAAAACACTCCTGAACTTTTAGCAAGTAGACCCCAAAGTTATAAACTATCAAATATAATAATCTATACAAAGGGTTTAGATGCACTTGATGTAGCTTGTGGCTCAGGTAGAAATTCAATTTTTCTTGCAAATAGTGGTTTTAATGTAACTTCAGTTGATATTTCAGAAGTTGCACTTGATTCTTTAAATGAAAAGAATAACCCAAAAATAAAAACACAACTTGTAGATTTAGATACACATAAATTTGATGAAAATAGCTATGATTTAATCATAATGACAAATTTCTTAGATAGGAAAGCTATTCCTAAACTAGTTAAAGCTTTAAAAAAAGAAGGTGTTTTATTTATAGAAACCTATATGTTCCACCAAGAGAACGAAAAACCACCTTCAAACCCTGATTTTTTATTAAAAGAAGGGGAACTAAAATCTTTCTTTGATGAAAAAGAAGTAGAGACTTTAGAATATGATGAGTTTTTTAATGAAAGTTTTGAACTATACAAGATGAGAAAACAAGCAATTGCAATAAGAAAAAAATAG
- a CDS encoding PAS domain S-box protein, which yields MIESELKLARSEEKFKILFEFSPIGMAMIEQETGKFIEVNQALLDYTGYSKSEFLSLSFWDITPKGYEEQEEQQFKDLTKYKRFGPNEKEYIKKDGTRFPIRISGFSLEENNAKKVVWGLIEDITTTKHYEVIYKDNKELLEYVAIESSLDKLLERIVLLAEKRCFPSKCSILLLDKSKTRLLTGAAPSLPKFYNDAVNGTKIGKKVGSCGAAAFAKKRVIVENIDEHKNWQGFLEFTQKANLHSCWSEPIISSNNEVLGTFAIYNEKPSSPNSYDLKYIETYANIAAKAIEKHEYTSTLKNREKNLKLLFDNSHSGIVYVSKEGEILDANHRFAEMMGYESAKEFIGLHTTIFHISEKKRKEFYKKSHPSLIEDRTFDIEYKLKRKDNVPVWCRMSGKALDENRPADLSKGILWTINDISLRKKYEEQLNQKQILLKNILLTIPDMVWLKDQDGVYLACNPEFEKFFGDKEGNIVGKTDYDYVDKALADFFRMNDKKAMKAKGVNKNEEKVTYASDGREVLLHTSKKAMKDKDDNIIGVLGIGHDITELKRRENELKELNILANSLTKSQQVLLSLFDKGDSVLLKWKNDEIWTIEYASLSIKKLLGYSKKEFLNNEIDYFNCIHKDDLIRVKSEYKKSLNKKKDYFKHEPYRIITKSGQEKWVLDYTATEIDNENCVVNFIGYIIDITEQIKNQEMMYQQSKIASLGEMLGNISHQWRQPLSVIASVATGTKLKKEMGILEDEELMLNLDNINKYAQYLSSTIDDFRNFFLSDSQIKKSVNLKEAIFKVISLVKDSFKTKDITLILNLEDDLFFECNENLFIQALINLLNNANDALSNLDDSEFNRYVFIDLFKKKENFIITIKDNAMGIKKEYVNKIFEPYFTTKHQSQGTGIGLYMTNQIVTKHLGGEISVVNHEYSYLDQEYKGAEFTIKLLPK from the coding sequence ATGATTGAGTCTGAATTAAAACTAGCTCGTTCAGAAGAAAAGTTCAAAATATTATTTGAGTTTTCTCCTATTGGAATGGCAATGATTGAACAAGAAACAGGAAAGTTTATAGAAGTTAATCAAGCTTTATTAGACTATACAGGTTATTCAAAAAGTGAGTTTCTATCCTTGTCTTTTTGGGATATTACTCCAAAAGGTTATGAAGAACAAGAAGAACAGCAGTTTAAAGACTTGACAAAGTATAAGCGGTTTGGACCAAATGAAAAAGAGTATATCAAAAAAGATGGAACAAGATTTCCCATTAGAATTAGTGGTTTTAGTTTAGAGGAAAATAATGCTAAAAAAGTTGTTTGGGGATTAATTGAAGATATAACCACAACTAAGCATTATGAAGTTATTTATAAAGATAATAAAGAGTTATTAGAGTATGTAGCTATAGAAAGTTCTTTAGATAAGTTACTAGAAAGAATTGTATTACTTGCAGAAAAAAGATGTTTCCCTTCAAAATGTTCAATTCTTTTATTGGATAAGTCAAAGACTAGACTACTTACAGGTGCAGCTCCTTCTTTACCAAAGTTTTATAATGATGCTGTAAATGGAACAAAAATAGGAAAAAAAGTTGGTTCTTGTGGTGCAGCAGCTTTTGCAAAAAAGAGAGTTATTGTTGAAAATATTGATGAACATAAAAACTGGCAAGGTTTTTTAGAGTTCACACAAAAAGCAAATCTTCACTCTTGTTGGTCTGAACCAATTATCTCTTCTAACAATGAAGTTTTAGGTACATTTGCAATATATAATGAAAAGCCATCTTCTCCAAATAGTTATGATTTAAAGTACATAGAGACATATGCAAATATCGCTGCAAAAGCTATCGAAAAACATGAATATACTTCTACATTAAAAAATAGAGAAAAGAATTTAAAACTTCTATTTGATAACTCTCACTCTGGGATTGTTTATGTTTCAAAAGAGGGTGAAATTCTTGATGCAAACCATAGATTTGCAGAGATGATGGGATATGAATCTGCAAAAGAGTTTATTGGGCTTCATACTACAATATTTCATATAAGTGAAAAAAAGAGAAAAGAGTTTTATAAAAAGTCTCATCCTAGTTTAATAGAAGATAGAACCTTCGATATAGAGTATAAATTAAAACGAAAAGATAATGTTCCTGTGTGGTGTAGAATGTCAGGAAAGGCTTTAGATGAAAATAGACCAGCAGATTTGTCTAAGGGTATTTTATGGACAATAAATGATATCTCTTTAAGAAAAAAATATGAAGAACAGTTAAATCAAAAACAGATACTACTTAAAAATATTTTACTTACAATTCCTGATATGGTATGGCTAAAAGACCAAGATGGTGTATATTTAGCTTGTAATCCAGAGTTTGAAAAGTTCTTTGGGGATAAAGAGGGAAATATAGTTGGTAAAACTGATTATGACTATGTAGATAAAGCACTTGCTGATTTTTTTAGAATGAATGATAAAAAAGCAATGAAAGCAAAAGGTGTTAATAAAAATGAAGAGAAAGTGACTTATGCTTCAGATGGAAGAGAGGTTTTATTGCATACTTCAAAAAAAGCCATGAAAGATAAAGATGATAATATCATTGGAGTTTTAGGAATAGGTCATGACATTACAGAGTTAAAAAGAAGGGAAAATGAGTTAAAGGAGTTAAATATACTTGCTAACTCTTTAACTAAATCTCAACAAGTATTATTGTCATTATTTGATAAGGGTGACTCAGTATTACTAAAATGGAAAAATGATGAGATATGGACTATTGAATATGCTTCATTAAGTATTAAAAAACTTTTAGGATACTCAAAAAAAGAGTTTTTAAACAATGAAATTGACTACTTTAATTGTATTCACAAAGATGATTTAATAAGAGTAAAAAGTGAATATAAAAAATCATTAAATAAGAAGAAAGACTATTTTAAACATGAACCTTATCGAATAATCACAAAAAGTGGTCAAGAAAAGTGGGTACTTGATTATACCGCAACTGAAATAGATAATGAAAATTGTGTTGTGAATTTTATTGGATATATCATTGATATAACAGAGCAAATAAAAAATCAAGAGATGATGTATCAGCAATCAAAAATTGCATCTTTAGGGGAAATGTTAGGTAATATCTCACATCAATGGAGACAACCTTTATCTGTAATTGCAAGTGTAGCAACTGGTACAAAACTAAAAAAAGAGATGGGAATACTAGAAGATGAGGAGTTAATGTTAAATCTAGATAATATCAATAAATATGCCCAATATCTTTCATCTACAATTGATGATTTTAGAAACTTCTTTCTTTCTGATTCTCAAATTAAAAAAAGCGTCAATCTAAAAGAGGCTATTTTTAAGGTAATTTCATTAGTAAAGGATTCATTTAAAACAAAAGATATAACTTTAATACTAAATCTTGAAGATGATTTATTTTTTGAATGCAATGAGAATCTATTTATTCAAGCTTTAATCAATCTATTAAATAATGCAAATGATGCTTTGAGTAATCTTGATGATAGTGAATTTAATAGATATGTTTTTATTGATTTATTTAAGAAAAAAGAGAATTTTATTATTACTATAAAAGATAATGCAATGGGAATAAAAAAAGAGTATGTTAATAAGATTTTTGAACCATATTTTACTACAAAACATCAATCACAGGGTACGGGAATAGGTCTTTATATGACAAATCAAATTGTTACTAAACATTTAGGTGGGGAAATAAGTGTCGTAAATCATGAGTACTCATATTTAGATCAAGAATATAAAGGGGCAGAGTTTACCATAAAACTTTTGCCAAAGTAA